GGATCGTGAAGTAGACTGCGCCAACTTTGTAACGAcaccaagatgatgatgatgatgatgatgatgatgatgatgatgatgatgatgatgaggatgatgatgatgatgcctcaatcaatggcacaacccactatgggggataggccacgaaccgggtggtattatgatcgaaatttaaaataaattagtttagaaataaataagtaacaaaaattaaaggaaaagaaataaataattgaagataGGAAACGAaccaataataaaagaattaagtagtctatactaggttagtcagccttgcctagataggagtagaaatatgaatttaataattaattaaatacagtaaaggatagacgtaaattttgaataataatattaatactaatataattgtgattttgtgacattactttttgaatttgctaaatctataatttattgaaggataagtaaatcaatcatggaaagtTGGGAAactattaataaggcaatctttttgtgtcacaaagaaaattataaattgctcggcaaacattcccgtggctatatcctaacaccgtggctccaagtgagagtataactggacTGCTTAAAGGTAGTCCTAGATTgtgaagtgggatttccaaacatcgttgtcgatgattagaaaagcgccgacacgataataaaagtgatcgatggattctggttcattgcagaggtagcataatggggatgccgccagaccacatctgtgcaagtcaaaatttagttgtggaatacggcaacgcagccttgtaaatgttactttgAATtaccggttaggacaccactgtcggttccaagaagaatttagatgtataaaatctgtagatTTGGCTaacgcgaggcttttcttgtcttcggtcaaactgcctatatctggctgcagtgatatgcgcagttgccggcagcacagatattgccggaccttttaaaggagctcgtgctaaagaatcacctatttcattaagttggatgtctccgtggcctggtacccatactaaatgaattaacctttagtggggtggagctaatgtgtaaaacgtgttcaaagctgttgaatttgtagacgcgttaagcgcgctgcatacagaaagggaatctgtgacgataacaacttttgtgacatttagcggtaactttcacaatgcaagaactattgccagaagttcggcctgaaaaaacTGATgcgtaatctggcaggcgaaatgaaaaagaccaatcgagggatggtgagtaaattcccacgcctgcGCCTTCtattcacacgaggaagcatcagtggctattacatttattgggaaatgggccaaatagtcttgcaaaagggcattcaaatatgttggtggcagcagttttgcgttattggggaaaatgtccgcaaattctattttaaagcgacaatgtggacctatcaaacggaacgATTTCCCGAATGCGAACACTTAAAGGTGccaattgtgcctgcacaaatacaacctgtggggtatgtaaccgtggccacgtgttctcaaaaaataaaattggttcactaataaatatatattctgtacgtctaagaggagattcataagtccttaagtaggtttgaaccgtaagcatgcggaatctcgtgtgaagagaaggtaatagggcttcctggtataacacgttattagcaacgaatttaggcagacctaaacATAATCAAAGAGCTTCTCTTTCTAAGGGGGCGAACCGGAGCGAACGTACCTCGCATGAGCTCCGTGAACAACCAATTTTGGTGGCGTGCAAACTACGTTTCGACCAAAATTCCTACGGTGTCAGGTCCCTGAAGCTACAGGCTCTCGCTGGACACCAGTTTCATCACCATCGGCCCACCGGGAGGGCCATTACGGCCCAAAACCCGTTCGGGCACACCGAACGACAGCCAGCCCTAACCAAGACTACGGCATCATCGCCTCGCCGCGCCGCAGCTGCACGATGCCGGACGACGCGGAGCCCCAAGGCCGCACCGAGGGCGGGTCAACCACCCCACCGACCCACCGGGTAAGCTCTTTTCAAGGCATGGACGTCGTTGAAGTAGAGGGAGAAACTATTGCACCTGAAGAAGTAACTAAAGAAGCGGGCTGGCTTACCAGCCACCGTAATAGGAGCCGTAGAGCTATAGAGCAGTTCAGCATAATGGCTGAtgaaacaagcaaaacaactggCACTGGCGAAGCGCGTTCTGGTGCGTGCCAGAGCGCAGCGCGTACCACCAAGAAACCGAAGCCGCCGCGACAGCCACAACTTCCAAAGGAAGATATAAAGATCATCGTACGGCCCCGCGACGGGCTAAATGTCTCAAAACTAAGTGATGCGCAAATTCGAGATGAAGTATTGCGAGCCGCAGCAGTACCGATTGCAGAGGCGGAAGATGACATATATCGCTCCTGCgtggaaaaaaatgtcatagtAATCAGCACTCCGCGAATGGCAAATGCTGAGAAATACAACCGCATCAGGGAACTCCAAATTGGAGACACGCACTACGAAGCCACAGCCTACGCCGCCCCACCGGCAGACACCTACAAAGGCGTAATCCACAACATTCCGGACTACGACACTGCGgaggacatcaccaaaagtctcATCTACAAGAAGAACCCCACCATCCTGCAGGCCCGTCGCATGGGCAACACCAACTCAGCCATCATCATCTTTGAAGGCCCAAATGTACCCTTCTACGTCTACTACAGAGGCGCCGAGTACCGCTGCTACCTCCACAAGAAAAAAGTCGAAGTGTGCGGAGCCTGCGGCCGGATCGGTCATCGCGCGGACGTGTGCCCTACCCCCGACAAGAAACAGTGCAAAGACTGTGGTGCCCAAAACCCCGCGGACAATCACAGCTGCAACCCTAAGTGCGCGCTGTGCGGTAAAGATCACCCCACGGGAGACAAGAGCTGCCAGAGACGCTTTCAGACGCCTTTCCTCATCAAACAGCGCCAGTGGGAAAaacagcgacaacaacaacaacaaaccttGCACAaccacagcggcggcggcggcagagacCCATCGTTGCCACGTCAAGCAGACAAGCAGACAACGGCAGCCCAACGCCCATCCCGATCAAAATCGAGGGACACTGCTGCCGATCGCAAGGCATCCAGATCAAGATCCCCATCGGGACATAGACCCCAGGCTAAACAAGAAAGCAAGACCTCAACCAATaacaacaaggtgagctgggcaaatgTAGTCTCCCAGTCCGAACCCACTAAGATAGAAAACCCCACGCTCCCCTCTTCTCACGACAGCGAGCTAACTAAAATCAAACAAATGCTCGAAATTCTACTAACAGAGAATAAGGCCCTCAAGGCCGAGGTAGCCCAACTGAAGGCGACACCGCCGAAAGAAGTTGTACCCGCAGAACCAGAAACTGTCCATATAGAGATAGATGCACCTCCGGCAGTTGCAGAACCTACCACACAATACGCGCAGCCAGATTCCGATACCGAGAGCCTACCCGCGAAGCGCAGAGCGGTAGAACAATCCCCTCCTTCCCAAGGGAAAACCGCCCACTCTGGCACCTCTAAGCGTAACATCAGGGAAGAGACGATCATAGAGGAAATCACCAGGGCCATTGATATCAAATTCGAGATAATGCATAAAACATTCCACACCATGATAACAAACCTTGCCGAAAGTTATAATGCCAGAATCGCGGTCCTCGAAAACGCCCAACAAAGGCCTAGCGTAGGGCCCATTAAAGTAACTAAGCCTTACAACCGCCCGACCAACGATGGCCTGGAATAGCGGTAAAAGCGCTATGTACgtcatatggcaatggaactgccggggattcCGCCGCAAGCGAGGGAATCTCCAGCAGTTCCTACAAACTAAGGATTCCGAAGCTCCAGACATAATTGCCCTCCAAGAGACGGGGGGTCAGGCCAAATTATCAGGCTATGCGTCCTTCTGCTCCGATGTATCGGGCACAGGCAAAGCGCCAATCGCTACGCTAATCAAACGAAACATACCGGCACTCATACACGAGACCGGCATTGTGTCCGTAGAACACGTCTTAGTGGAAATTATTCCTACGGCAAAGCGAGGAACTGGCAGCCTGTTTGTGCTCAACGTATACAGCAAGCCTAAACAGCAACACAGATTCCTCAATCTATTCCGGAAAGCAGCACACATTGCAAACAAACAACCACTTGTCAtactaggcgacttcaatgcacacTCATCGGCATGGGGctatcgcaccgatcaccgcaaaGGCCGTCAATTGTGGCTAGACGCGCAGCAGGAGCAACTCACGCTGCTCACAGATCCGACACAACCCACGCGCACAGGAAATAGCGTCTGCGTGGACACTACACCAGACCTAACGTTCACCAAAAACGTGTCAGGCGCCACATGGTTCAACACGCAAGAAAACTTGGGAAGTGACCACTTCATAGTGGCCACCAAAATCCGAACGGGACCCGCCAAACCTATCGGCAAACGAATCCACATCACGGACTGGGACAATTTTAGGCaactacaaacaaacaaaaacgaaccTGCCGTTCCTGAGATTATAGACATTAAGGCATGGGTCGACAACTTACAACAAACCGTTAAGCAGGCGACCATAACCATACCAGAAGAAGCTAATATCCAGGCGGCAGATGCCaagctcctccacatgtgggaagcaaaaGCTAGCTTGGAAAGACGACTAAAACAACAGAAACTGAATAGATCCCTACGCAAACGCATATCGATCTTAAACAAACAAATTGAGGAATATGCTCACCAGCTAACCCGCCAAAACTGGCACAGTGCATGTGATGGAATGGAAGCGCAAATAGGCATGGCCAAAACATGGCGCATACTTAGATGTCTACTCGATCCCGAGAGCAGTAAAACTATGCAGGGACATAATCTCAGCAAAATAATCCATAATTTCCCGGGATCAGACACAGACTTAATTAACGAACTCAAGAATCTATACATCGGAAACCATTCCAAAATGCCCTTACCCGCATACACGGGAGATCCAAACCCAATACTCGACGAACCAATCACGGAAGCTGAAGTCCGTGAGGCCATACACGGTCTACGAACGCACTCCGCTCCGGGTCCAGACGGCGTAACAAACAAAACTATACGGAACCTGGACgatgactccatagaagcactaACTAAGTATCTGAATAAGTGTTGGGAGACTGGCCACATCCCTCAACAGTGGAAGGAAGCTAAAATTGtcatgataccaaagccgggcaagaggttgcagctacagaacctaagacccatctcgctcacctcctgcctaGGGAAACTTCTGGAACACATCATCCTTACTCGCCTAAACAAACACATGGAAGCGCACGACCTGTACCCTCACACGATGATTGGATTCAGACCCAAGCTTTCCACGCAGGACATTATGCTTCAgattaagcaccaaataatagacggTGATCAGAGCTCAGAACTTGATACCCGGGCCATTCTTGGCCTTGATctaaccaaagccttcgacaatgtaCATCACGAAGCCATCCTAACCCAGATAAACAAACTAGGAGTTGGCTCCAGAGCATACAATTATATAAAAGACTTTCTTACAGACAGGACAGCCACAATCACCGTCGGTGGGGTAACCTCGGAGAGCATTTCGCTCGGGAATCGAGGGACACCCCAGGGCTCGGTCCTGTCTCCCTACCTCTTCAACATGGCCATGCTAGAATTACCAAGCAAGCTAGCTAAAATCCCTAAACTACAGCATagcttatatgcagacgacgtgacaCTCTGGGTAACCGGAGGGAGTGACGGAGAAATCCAAGAAACTTTGCAAAGCGCGATCGAAGTCGTCACAGAATACGTAACACCTAAAGGACTCTCCTGCTCCCCGCAAAAGTCCGAGTTACTTCTGTATAGACCCACTTGCAGAGGCAGGAAAACTGTCACCACACCCCCTCAAATCATGCTCAAAGCTAACGACCAGGACATCCCAATAGTTCCGAGCATCAGGATCCTTGGACTCAGAATACAggccaatggacacaacaacgaagtgataaaggcactagactcgcacgtacatcaaacaacaagactcatttcgcgcatcgccaacagacaccacggcatgaaagaaactaatttactcagattggtacaggcttttgtcataagcagaatagtgtacgctagcccattcctgcaactaaagaatgatgaacgctccaaaattaacctcatgatcaggagagcatacaagcaggctctacacctaccaattacgaccgcaaacgaaaagtttgaggctctaggagtacacaatactcttgacgagctcatggaagcccaaagaattgcccaactggagagactctcgcgttctccgacggggcgacacattctccaatcactggggattacatacaacacccaattcggaccaaagcaggacattcccacagagttaagaaaacacatacacgtcccaCCATTACCTAAGAACACTCACCCTCTGCATAACCGAGAGCGCAGGCAGGAAAGAGCCAAATCCTTACAAAAACGCTTTGCAAACTCTCAGGACGTGGCCTATGTAGACGCTGCCGAGTATCGTGACCGAGACGTTATGACAGCGGCTGTACTAGATCAGCAAAATCAAATCATCGCTGCAAGCTCAGTTATTACAACCTCGCCGGAGGTCGGGGAGGAAGTCGCAATCGCCTTGGCGTGCGCTTCCTCCGCAGCCAaattcatagtcagcgactcaaagacagctatacgaaatttcgcgaaagggcgcaTTTCGCCTGAAGCCCTCAAAATTCTGGCTAGGGTACCCGAGACCCGGCGCAGATGGACGCAACTCGTTTGGGCACCGGCGTACTCCGGTCTTCCgggaaacgaagctgctcacagtgcggcgcgagaactggcaatccgcggccgcacgacaacctcttgcgaggagcagttcgaatccctccgccgttcaggcagggaccggatggtatcctacaaggaaattctacaattctactgccagggcaggaggcattaccctgccgctcacaaaaatttagataaaaagcaatcagttacctggcgccttttacagacgcacactttcccaaacccagtgacgtacagtcacctctatcctgggctatatacagcagattgcaaattatgcgctggtagagccgatcttcatcacatcatgtgggcatgtcccctgataaggtacaaaaaacccactagcttattgcctccccttcccatcactaccctagagcagtgggagactgcactgctcagctcagacctggatctccaactccgggtcgtccagatggccgaagacgccgccaaagcacaaggcctggccgccgcctgaggaagaagaggaagggccctcccactcccctcctccctaaactccatctcggacaaaataaagtttatactactactctctttctaaaagaagaagtggtcttattttatattttgcacttccggaaaacaaaacacagccaaattctagaatcggtcgtacatacatatgGTAGATCAttattaatgtgtcacttcgcataccagaacgccggttactgattctaagTAATAAatctacagctcgtgtccctttcgttgcaatattttaaatgtgagaacgccagttaagtttttcatcatatgtgatacccaggtatttaagcgactctacctgtgggatggtactctgatcatatactaatgataaatgtatcggcccggaaagtggaaagacaaggactgcacttttgcttacgtttagtgacaggtgaagggtgtgaagccacttctctagaatacataggtacgtttgcaaggacatgtaaagggaatttatgtctcttgctgtcgcgaaaaatgcgatgtcgtctgcatagacatatagatgaacttcccggcgcagtggaattgaactcatcaaaaggttaaatagtacaggagacagaacagccccctggggcacccctcttgtctgatagAACTTTGTTGAAGAAAAGCCGTTTCGAAAACAGTCAAATTTTCTAtttcttagaaatgcaaaaatccatgtcaTTATATAATTctgaaaattgtaggactgtaatctgtccagtagtagtgggtactcgacactgtcataagctttcgccacgtcaagagtcactaaagcactcaatcgTTTTCTatttcgagcaagttggatacggctttccaagtctacatgcgcacaccaaatggagAGACCACGTCGGAAACcaatttgacttgggctcagtaacaaatttttagatatatgatccatcatgcgatcatatagaagtgtttcaataagttttaccatgtttgacgtaagagaaataggccgaatattgtcaagattgtagccagctccttgttctttaagtagcggaattattttggctgtactccattcttgaggaatccaagcattttttagagaataatttactgtgttcagaagttcctcaggagacattgcaaaaaaaaaaattttagcatggcattggaaatgccatcaggacctggggctgaggcaggcaaagatctaacgatattggaaagctctggcactgtgacttccacaaagtaatccgcgatgggaggtcttaatggcccatttggcaaacatgatgttaagcgttgtgctaagccctttcctatgaattctaatgaagcagatatctcgcgtggtgaaagaattaccgACGCAATATTCGCTGGTGTtggtatgaactttctataccgaaggaacCTGAACAGAgctttttttgttgttaggcttagagatGAATGCATGATGTTTTTCAgcatattcgtctttggcatgtgatactgttctcttgaatgtggcagctgcaaacttataatcactccagttattcGGAGACTGATTGTGAAGTAGTTTTTAccaagcggcttttcgtcgtctataatcccgcgtgcactcccaattccaccaaggagagtgagtacttttatctttggtaacattaaaCTGAGACCTTTTATAGGAACATTTTAATACAGCGTAAAGGCTTATGGCTTTGTTGTaatccggcaccgttatctgggagttgagggtcgcttttattatactctgaaatttctggtaattgacaaaaattcgcgccggagactctaaagaagtaagagggcacataatatcaaatctaatgggtagatggtcactgtttgaagcagagccgactgtagaccaggaagtgacgcacatccccgaactggcaaatgttagatccaatgctgatttataacggccttgaataaatgtaactgttttcgtgtttaagcaacaaaaattttgattaattgcccagtccgataatctctttccacatgagtctgttctgaaaccccaagccacatgatgagaattaaagtctcccgctatcacaatttctttcctacaagattttaCAGCGGTATCAACATATCTAATGCCTTGAACACCTGCGGGAAAATATACATTTACTAAAGAAAACGGggaacaaccaggaatagttacatctaaTGCTAATATCTCGCACTCtgtagacatatactgatatgatatgtttgctttgtggcatattttagttGTTATCAAGAGCGCAAGTCCTCCGCCtctcgatggacggtccaatctAAATAAACGAtagtttcttatgtggaaatcttggccatttgagagccaagtctcctgcaaaaaTATAATGTTGGGGGAAAATTGCGAACAAAAATATACCAaatctgtggctgcagaaataatggaacggcagttccactgtaatacctttaaaacacctatgatgaattaatgcctactttagaaatcacttgctctaaaATACTGTCTTTTAAAAATCTCTCTTCGAAAGACTGTTTAGTGTTTAGTGGGTTTTGGTTGAGGGATAGAACTCGGAGAATTAGGTTAGCATCTGTCTTGGAAAGACTATCTTTAACAACGTTTTTGGTTTtgagtgcgggacagaggtggatgaattatcattaggtgatcttgtgcgtttaagcaGTCGGAAGACCCATTTCTACATCCTGGTTGTTTTCTGGcactgatccagagaagcatccgttgtcggtctgctgagttgaagttgattGCCTTGTATTTTCAACGTTTTCTGCAATGAttggcgagggatctattagcTGCCCAGCGTTTGATGTAAGGGGATGTGGAGGAGTCTGTAAGCTAGTGTTAGAACtcgctacagaactgaaaagctgaatcatttgagatgtcatcacatgagctagagtctccgacaggtttgatgttagtcgttccatagctTTCGACAGCGCTTTTTCTacagctatcgcaatagcatcgcaaagggttgagtctgcaaccatttgttgacgggctgtcactcctgcatatcccttagatcttccctggacctcagcaacagcatcacggcgtgagaAGCGCCTCCTTTCGATTACTTCTAtaatttgaagttcctgtgttaTCACAGGACAATTAGAGTAGTTAGCggggtgaccaccactacagagacagcatttctcttcttcggaagagcaatcactaaaattgtggttgtcaccgcaattacggcaacgtggcgcagatctgcagcccctcacgttgtgaccgaatcgccaacaattggcgcattgtagaatgcgtGGAGCCAGAGCTTCAACCTTGTATATTAGGGGCCAGAATTTGATTTCTGTCGGACGCATTGTCCCAGGAAATGTGATTATCACTGACTCAGTTGGAGTCTTCTTATTGTCAATCACTCGGCTATACCGGTACacggagatgacaccagccaccgaaaacatctctaaaataTCTTCCGGggttaaactgacgtctacacctcgtacaatgcctctagagcatgcaagatgcggtgggaCGAAACATCTCACCAGATGTGAAGCGAACGTTGAGCAATTTagcagttccttggcacagttgtggtctCGCGAGCAACATAATATACCTCCCCTGCCGAACAggcggacctcagtgatctgtcgGAAGTGGGTGACGCCTTCTGCAATTTCACCTGAATCGTCTTGGGGTTCTTCATGTTGATTAtacccccgtcggtaggcaccatgaccacgggaacgttgccggttccagtgcggagaaaaaactcaagcggtagctcctggggagctaccgaggctgaccacggggGAGCCCCGAGGCCAGgcgatgagacagacatcaagcaaggctgactaactcaaaaacacataagaattCTTCAAACGGAAATAGAAAGAGTAACGTAAAAGATcaaggtgaacaaagaaaataccacccgatacttgacctAAGCCTCCAAAGCAGGAGATGCTATTACGGCGATCGAACGCAGGAACGCAGGAATCGAACGACCATGTGTCAAGTCGCGTGCTTTCGAGGTTCAGCAGAGGTTCAAAATGCAGCGTAGACACCAAGAATAGTTAGCCATACGGTCGCCGTTGCTCTTTATTCTCACTTCTTCCTCCTTGACTTTTCAGAACCTTCATCTTGCGTCATCTTCTTTCTCGTTCACCTTACAAGTTATGCCAGATGTTGGTCATTCCTTGCGTCCTGATAACACGTTTATCGCACCAGTTGACCGCAATTCTAGAACCAGCCACGTGAACACGGTCTATCCACCACGGGCCCGCACTACGACGCAACAGCCACCTTTTCTTTCTGCAAACTGCGCGAGACTAGAGCGATTTTCTCTACCACTACAACTGATCTTGCTCCCTCGAAATCCCTTCCGGTCTATTCACTACAATGATAACATAATTATCCTTGAATAACTTCCAATGTTATGTAATGTCCCACGTTATCTTtgaggtaataaataaataaataaataaataaataaataaataaataaataaataaataaataaataaataaataaataaataaatacataaataaataaataataaataaataaataaacaaataaataaatttggtTCATTGTTCCCGCAGCTATGTCTAGAGGGATGTGATGATGATAGCGACATCTGTTTGCAAAAGTTGAAGCAACCATTGTCTTGC
This genomic stretch from Dermacentor silvarum isolate Dsil-2018 chromosome 2, BIME_Dsil_1.4, whole genome shotgun sequence harbors:
- the LOC119440817 gene encoding uncharacterized protein LOC119440817 is translated as MPDDAEPQGRTEGGSTTPPTHRVSSFQGMDVVEVEGETIAPEEVTKEAGWLTSHRNRSRRAIEQFSIMADETSKTTGTGEARSGACQSAARTTKKPKPPRQPQLPKEDIKIIVRPRDGLNVSKLSDAQIRDEVLRAAAVPIAEAEDDIYRSCVEKNVIVISTPRMANAEKYNRIRELQIGDTHYEATAYAAPPADTYKGVIHNIPDYDTAEDITKSLIYKKNPTILQARRMGNTNSAIIIFEGPNVPFYVYYRGAEYRCYLHKKKVEVCGACGRIGHRADVCPTPDKKQCKDCGAQNPADNHSCNPKCALCGKDHPTGDKSCQRRFQTPFLIKQRQWEKQRQQQQQTLHNHSGGGGRDPSLPRQADKQTTAAQRPSRSKSRDTAADRKASRSRSPSGHRPQAKQESKTSTNNNKVSWANVVSQSEPTKIENPTLPSSHDSELTKIKQMLEILLTENKALKAEVAQLKATPPKEVVPAEPETVHIEIDAPPAVAEPTTQYAQPDSDTESLPAKRRAVEQSPPSQGKTAHSGTSKRNIREETIIEEITRAIDIKFEIMHKTFHTMITNLAESYNARIAVLENAQQRPSVGPIKVTKPYNRPTNDGLE